CCGTATGCTATCTGACACATATTATTGCAATTTTTCCATCTTTCAATCTCTTCCTGATTCATGGGCAGTAGATCATCTATTTCCAGTAATGCCTATTCACCGTCTCACTGAAGAACCCACTCGACGCGCAGTATTGGCTGATATTACCTGCGATTCAGATGGCAAACTTGAGCGTTTTATTGACCGTAGAGATATTCGTCATGTTCTTGAATTGCATCCCTGGAAGGGAGAAGATTATTACTTAGGAATATTTTTAGTTGGAGCCTATCAAGAGATTCTTGGTGATTTACATAATCTTTTTGGTAATACCAACGATGTGCAGGTAACTATTCCAGAAAGTGGTGGTTACTTTATTGAGCATGTTGCACCAGGAGACACTGTTACCGAAGTTCTACGTTATGTAAATTACTCTCGCGATGATATAATGGCTCGTATGCGTCGTGCTACTGAATTGGCTTTACGTACTCAACGAATAACTCTTGATGAATCACGCTATTTGTTACGCTCTTTTGAAGATGGACTTTCTGGCTATACCTATTTGGAGCGTGACTAATTGACTATATTATCGAACAGCTATTTACTAATTGATTGCAAATTTGAATACTATTTTTAGTATACTAAATAAATTGCATTTTGCCTTTTTATTAGTTCTGTATTTGTTCAAACCTACCAGTTAGGCATGCCTCTGCAACACGAGAACTATTCACCTTGGCTTTTGCACTAGCGCTCACTAAGCCCATGTGAGAACTTTCAACATGAACTTCAAATTGCACTTGATCACCAGGAAGTACTGGCTTGCGAAAACGGGCTCGATCTATTCCAGTTAAATATACCGCCTTTGAACGTTTATTACGAAGCCCCCAATAAGCAAATGTTTGCGCCATACCTTCTATTAACAATACTCCTGGCACAATCGGTCGTCCTGGAAAATGTCCAGCAAAAAAATCTTCTTCAATACGAAAAGTACGTACTGCAACAACATAATCTTCTTTACAGATCAAAACTTCATCAATAAAAAGAAAAGGTTCTTGATGTGGCAAAATTAATTTTGCTAATGGCAAATTTGAATCCATAATCTCTCTCACAAATTCAGTACAACTTTAAGTATATAGTCCTCCATTAACAGCAATTACTTGTCCAGTTACATATGATGCTGCAGGGGAACATAAAAAAGTTACAACTTTCGCAACTTCTTCAGGAGAACCAAGACGCCTCATCGGGATCTGTTTCACAAGTTTATCAAGGGGTAAATCACGAGTCATTTCAGTTTCAATTAGACCAGGAGAAACCGCATTAACGGTAATACCTCGTGAAGCAACTTCAAGAGCCAAAGCTTTGGTGGCACCAATAATTCCAGCCTTACTTGCAGCATAATTAACTTGGCCAGCGTTCCCACGTTCACCAGATACAGAAGTAAGATTAACAATATGCCCAGACTTTCTACGCATCATATGTCGTAATACTGGACGAGTTACTGAATAAAAACCACCTAAATTAGCATCAATTACTTCAGACCAACTTGCTCTGCTCATAATTGCAAATGGAACATCTCGCGTTAAACCTGCATTGTTGATTAGAGCATAAGGACAACCATGTTCTGTAATCAAGGCTTCAACAGTTTTTTCAGTTTCGGTACCTGCTGAAATATCAAGTTTAGTAACATATGCTTTTCTATTTAGTTCATTTATTTCGTTTTGTACTGATAGAGCCGTATCTCGACGATTTTGATAAGTAATAATTAGATCAAATCCCGCGCGAGCCAAATCAATCGCAATTGCACGTCCAATACCTCTGCTTGCCCCAGTTACTAGCGCCAGTGGCATGTTTATATACCCCTTGCTTAAAAATATTATGAATCTTAGCTAGGGTTTGTCCCTAGCTAAGCAATTGTAAAGCTAATCTAATTTTCATCGTCTCATAGAATAATTAATTGCATATTGCTAGGCCTAGTAACTATAGCTATTAAATTTTATTTTTGTGCCAATAAGTGAAAAAGATTATACCAGTTTTGCCAGTCTTTAAAACTTTATATTAAAAAATGACAATATATAAAAAATAATTAGGCAGCCATATCCTCAAATTTAAGCTCAGAACGTTTAAAAAGTTTTCTCTTAATTGATTCGAGGGCAGAATATACAACTGGTACAACTAAAAGAGTAAGTAAAGTTGAAGTAATTAATCCGCCGATGACAGCAATACCCATTGGCGAACGAAGTTCTGAACCTTCGCCCAGTCCAATCGCAACTGGCAACATCCCAAAAATCATAGCTGCTGTTGTCATTAATATTGGACGTAATCGTGTAACACCTGCCTCAATTAAAGCTTCACGGATGCTAGCACCATCACTACGTTTTTGGTTTGCGCGATCAACTAACAGAATGGCATTTTTAGTAACCAACCCCATAAGCATAATCAAACCAATAAAGGTCATAATGTTCATGCTTTGACCTGTAAGTAGTATTGCACTTAACGCACCAACTAATGATAGCGGCAATGACATCATGATAGTAATAGGGTGCAAAAAACTTTCAAATTGTGCTGAGAGCACCAAATAAATTAATAAAACACCTAGCAGTAAAGCCGAAGTGAGACTAATGAAAGTTTCTTTCATTAATTCGCCTTGACCACCAAAGCTCAATTTTACACTGGATGGAATTACTTTTTTTACAATATCACTAACGATATTTTGAGCATCGCCAAGTACTATATTATCAAGATTACCAAGAATAGTAACCTGACGAATTCTATTTTCGCGTTCTATTTGTGATGGTGCCTCTTCATATGCAGGTTCAACTAGTTCACCAATTTCGATAATCCCACCCATCGGCGTTCTTAATGGAATAGATTGTACTGCACTGCAGTCATGGCGATAACGATCTGGCGCTTTAACCACTACGTTATAACGATCTGAGCCATCACGAAATTGCGAAACTTTAGTGCCATTAATAGCAGTACGAATAGCCATAGCAACTTGTACAGGTGCTAAACCTGCGTCAGCAATTTTATCTCGTTTGAGAGTAAAACCTAGCTGTGGTCTAGTACCACGATCACTAGCGGTTAAATCAACGAATCCTTTGATGTTATTTAAGCTGTTCATTAAATTCTGAGAAGCTTTGCGCAGTTCTTGCATATCCTCACCACGCAATTGAATGTTTAATGGACGCGAAAACATTTCTCCTCCGGCAGAGCCAGCTTGTGCTGCTCGTGAAACGGCCGTGAGTTCTTGCGGAAATTCTTTCGCCAGTTTTTTGCGGATATCAGCTGATATTTCAAGTTGTGAACGTTGTCGTTCTCGAGAATTTACGAGTTTAACAAATACTTTGCCTTCGTTAACCTTTTGGCTTCTGCCAGCACCAACCGTGATTAATTCATGTAAAGCTTCAGGGATACTATGCTTAATCAAACTCGCTATAGCTTCGCCGCGTGCGAATGTTGCATCAATACTAGTGCCCTCTGGCATATAAAAAGCGACATCGATTTCGCTGGTATCCATATTGGACTGAAATTCTATTGGTATATATCGAGATAGCAATAAAGCCGCAATTAATGCCATGACGCCGGTAGCAATAGTTTTAATACTATGATTTAAAACCCAAGAAATTGTGCGTCGATATATTCGATCGATCTCATCGAGGATTGCACCTATCCTTTTAGCTAATTTTCCAGGATTATGATGTTTTAATAAACGTGCAGCAGCCATAGGCGTTAAAGTAAATGACACAAATAATGAAACCAGCACTGCAAAAGCTACGGTGATACCGAATTCATAGAAAAAACGACCTACCATACCTTCAGTAAATGCGACAGGCACAAACACAGCGACAATAGATAGAGTAGTAGCAAAAACTGCTAAACCTATCTCCCCTACACCATCTTTGGCCGCATAAAATGGTGACTTGCCTGCTTCAATGTGACGATAAATATTTTCAATAACAACAATGGCGTCATCAATTAACATACCGATTGATAAAGATAGCGCCAACATAGTCAAATTATTAAGGGTAAAATTCATTGCCCGCATAAAGGCAAAAGTTGCAATTACGCTTGTTGGCAATGCTAGTGCAGAAATAAAAGTAGCACGGCCATCGCGCAAGAAAAACAATATAACCGCTATAGCAAGTAACGCACCAAGTATAAGATCATCACGTACAGCATGAATAGAGTTTTTAGTGAAAGTTGAGCTGTTCTGCGCCACTTGCAGCTTATAGCCATTGGGCAGATCAATCTCTTTATTTGTTACTGCGTCAATAATAGAATCTGATACTGCAACCGTATTAGCGTCTGATTGTTTTAATACTAATAGAGACAAAGCGCGGCTTTTATCATAAGCTGCAATCGTACGAGCTTCTTCGGTGCTATCCGTTACCTGAGCGATATCCGAAATTTTTATTGGAGCGCCTTGTGGACTAGCAACAACAAGGTTCTTAATTTGATCAAGACGAGTTGCTTCGCCATGGGTTTTAACTAGATATTCAATATTTTTACTGGTAATGCGACCGCCTGGAACATCTAGATTGCCATACGATAAAGTGTTTTGCACATCGTTTAAGGTTAAATTGTAAACGCGAAGTCGTTCAGGATCAACAATTACATGAATCTCGCGTGTTTGTTTGCCAATTATATTAACTGTTCCGACACCATTTAACCGCTGAATTTGTGGTTTAACAATTTGGTCAGCTACATAAGTAATACGAGCCATAGAATCTTTAGCAGGAGCTGTAAGAACAAGCGCCACAACAGGTGCAGCACCAATTTCAATTTTTTCAATTACCGGTTGTTCGGCATCAGAAGGTAAATCACTTTGTATCTTAGCAACTTTGTCTCGAACATCTTGAATAGCACGGTCGGCTTTAACTGATAATTCAAATTCAACCATTACCAAGCCATAGCTTTCAACCGCGGTTGCAGAAATCTTTTTTAAACCTGATATCGTAGCTACGGAATCTTCAATGGGTTTAATAACACGATTTTCTACGACTTCAGGATCTGCACCAGGATACTCAACAGAAATTGAAGCAAAAGGGGCTTCAACTTTCGGCATCTGATCAACACCGAGACGAAAATATGATAACAAGCCAAATAAAAGTAATACCACCGACATAATGACGGTAAACACAGGCCTTCGTATAGATACTTCTGAGATTCTCATTAATGTACTCCTGAAGCCATAGATTCTGAATTGGATGTGGCTTCAGTATGCAGTCCTAAAAAGCGTACTCTTGCATAAAGATTGGCAGGAATTAAGCGGTCTTTGTTGTCGACATGTATATATGCTGATAGCGATCTCGTTTCAGGATCAACTACTTCGGGTATGCGATCGACTTTTGCATGACGCTCGATTTTAATTGCTGGCAATTGCACTAGTACTTTCTGATCTACCTTAATCTGTTGCACCATTCTTTCAGGAATATGCACCAAAACTTCGAGGGTGCTAGTGTCAACTAATTGCAAAATTGCGGTTGGAGGCATGGTGGTAATCATCATACCCTCTTCTGCAAATAATTTAGTTACTATTCCTGAAAAAGGAGCTCGTAATGTAGCATCGTATAATGACTGCCGTGCTGCTTTAAGTGCAACTTCGGCTGCTTGTGCTTGTAGTTTTGCCATTATCAAACCTAATTCAGCTTTTTCTATTGATTGGTCAGTAGCGGCGCCCCCTTTAAATAACTCACTAGCACGTTTTAGATCTTGTTCAGCGTTCTGTACTCCAGCTTGGGCTTGTTTAAATGTTACTTCAGCACCTTCTACACGAAGACGAAGATCAATAGTATTTAAAGAGCACAATGGTTGACCAGTCTTTACCCATGTACCCTCACGTGTTTTGATTGAGTCTAATATACCACCAGTTTTCATAGAAAGGCGCGTACTACGGATTGCCGCAGCGACACCAGGTAACTCGAAATCTGTAGAATCTTGCTCATTTTTTTGTTCTGGCAGTGATGCTTTATCAATAATCGCAGGAGCATCATTTGTGGTTTTAGCTGTTTCAGATTCAGATGCTTTTGTTTTATTCGCAGGCGTGAACGTTGCAGCAATAGCAGGGTTACTATCTTGTTGACGGCAAGACATATTGAATGTGATTGCGGCTAAAAAAATCATTGATGGATACTTCATGAAATTTGCCTTCTAGTTTTTTTTAAGTAGCGCCAATATAATCCTTTTGGGCTCTTTAAAAATCTCTGTTGCTATAATTAAGGTTGGAATAGTCCCGCCGCTTTTAATAATCGCAAAGTAGCCAGTTGCGCATTAAGTCGCTCACCAATAGCACCTAATTCTGCGGTAGTTAACTGTGTGGTGGCATCAGTTACATCAAGCTGAGTAGCCACACCGCTTTTGTAATTTACCTCAACCAAATGCATATTTTCGCGTGCCAAAGTGAGTTGTTCACTTGCCTTTTTGGTATTTGCACGGGCACTTTCTAAATCTAATAGACTACGGCGAACATCATCAATAGCTTGTTGTTCAGCGGCACGTGCTGTTGCTCTAGATTCAACAAGATAAGCTTCACTCTCACGCATTGTACATTCACGCAAACCACCATCCCATAACGTCCAGGATGCGCTAATAGTAATCGCCCAACTTTTGGTGCTATCATCAGCGTTAGGATTAGTATCAAATATGGTCCCACCAAAGTTAGCGTATTGATACGAAGCACTACCAATAATACTTGGTAAATACTGTAGCCATGCACTTTTTTGTGCTATGCTGGCTAAATTTTCACCAGCCTTAGCAGCTAAAACATCAAGGCGATTTTCTAACGCAGACTTTTCAAGATTATTCGTTTCGATTTTAACTTCGGGATCATTTGGCTCAACAACTTCAAAATTTCCTTGGCGTTGAATCATTGTAGCTAAGGCAATCTTTGCTGAAACGAGTGCGTTTTCAGCACGCTGTACATCCTGTTCAGCCCGGGCTCGATCTATTTCAGCTCGAATTAAAGCGATACGTGGCATAGTTCCAGCTTTAACACGAGTTGCTGCATCTTTTTCATGAGCTAAAGTTGCCACGAGTAAACGTTGCTGGGCAGCGAGTGCTTGCTTTAAACCAACTGCATTGTAATAAAGTTGTGCAACAGAGAATAAAACTTCTTGTTGCATATTGTTTACATTAAGTTTGGCAACTTTTTCAGAGGCATATGATGACTTAATTGCCGCAAGTAATGGCGGAACAATTAACGCTTGAGTAAGCGCAATTTGTCCAACAAGCTGTTTTTTAGGTTGCAGTACTGTAGTCGCAGCTCCATTTGGGAATAATATATCATTACTTGGAGTACCTGGAATATCAGCATCATTATTTGGCCCATTAGGATTAGTGGCACCTGTAGGTAATGTGCGAATCCAATAGCCGGTAGGCATTGTAGTAAATTGCTCTTCTTTATTTATAGTATACGCAGCACTTGCAGTTATAGTAGGTAAGTAAGCTGCCCATGCTTTACGTGAAATTTCATTTGCTTGTTCAAGCTTTGCTTGAGCAGCTTTAAGATTTAAATTTTTACTTTTTGCTTCAATAAGTGCTTGCTCGTACGTAAGTACTTCGGCATTTTCAGATGCACAAATTGGAAAAAATAATAAACTAAATACCAATATTGAACTCATACTTTCCTCTTTTTAGAAGCACGTGATGAAATGATACGTTCTTCTTTATAGCCAGCTAGCCCATATAAAAGTAAATGAGCTATTTGTTTTGCTGCCTGTTGGGTTGGTTGTGATTTATTCCTATTTTTGGGCCGAGCAAGCAATTGATGCATTAAAACCCATGCGAACATAGTACTCATTACTATTTCTGCCAATGGCAATAGTTCGCACACTTTGCCTAAATTAAATTTAGCTAATCGTTTTGCAAGTTCACTAGCAGTTCCTTTGCTCATTTTTTCAACTACAATATCTGCAATTTCACTATCATGCATACTTTCTGATAAAATTAATCGCAGAACATCAATATGCTCTGGATTGTTGTGAACATTTAAAAATGCATTAACTAACTCAATAATAAATTTTTCAAAATCATGTGTGGATGATACTTCTTGCCATTTTTTAGCGCGTTTACAATCAAAGGAACGCTCTAATACACTAAGTAAAGATGAATCTTTAAACACTCCTAAAAACAATTCGGCCTTACTTTCAAAATGCATATAGATTGCCGCTTTTGATAAACCAGCTAATATAGCAATCTCTTCCATTGTTGTTGCGGCATAACCTTTTTCACTAAAAGCCTTTAAAGCAGCTTGTAAAATTTTTTTACGACGGACTCTAATACGTACGTCTGGTTGTGCTAATTCTGGTTTGCCAAGTGATTCAAATAACTCTTGTTTGTTTTTAAAATGCAAATAAATAGTTCCTGGAGACATTCCTGCTATTCTAGCGATTTCAGCCATTGTGGCCCCAGTAAGCCCTTTAGCAGAAAAGCATACCAATGCCGCAGCTTGAATGCTTTCACGCATTTGCTGATGCCGTTCATTGATTCGTTTATTTTCAAGTAATGAATGAATCATGACTGCCTAGTTAGATATTATTCATTCAATGGATAAATCTGTCAAGAGTATCGCGATTTTTTTGTAATTCATTCATTAAATTGCAATTG
This window of the Deltaproteobacteria bacterium genome carries:
- a CDS encoding efflux RND transporter permease subunit, whose product is MRISEVSIRRPVFTVIMSVVLLLFGLLSYFRLGVDQMPKVEAPFASISVEYPGADPEVVENRVIKPIEDSVATISGLKKISATAVESYGLVMVEFELSVKADRAIQDVRDKVAKIQSDLPSDAEQPVIEKIEIGAAPVVALVLTAPAKDSMARITYVADQIVKPQIQRLNGVGTVNIIGKQTREIHVIVDPERLRVYNLTLNDVQNTLSYGNLDVPGGRITSKNIEYLVKTHGEATRLDQIKNLVVASPQGAPIKISDIAQVTDSTEEARTIAAYDKSRALSLLVLKQSDANTVAVSDSIIDAVTNKEIDLPNGYKLQVAQNSSTFTKNSIHAVRDDLILGALLAIAVILFFLRDGRATFISALALPTSVIATFAFMRAMNFTLNNLTMLALSLSIGMLIDDAIVVIENIYRHIEAGKSPFYAAKDGVGEIGLAVFATTLSIVAVFVPVAFTEGMVGRFFYEFGITVAFAVLVSLFVSFTLTPMAAARLLKHHNPGKLAKRIGAILDEIDRIYRRTISWVLNHSIKTIATGVMALIAALLLSRYIPIEFQSNMDTSEIDVAFYMPEGTSIDATFARGEAIASLIKHSIPEALHELITVGAGRSQKVNEGKVFVKLVNSRERQRSQLEISADIRKKLAKEFPQELTAVSRAAQAGSAGGEMFSRPLNIQLRGEDMQELRKASQNLMNSLNNIKGFVDLTASDRGTRPQLGFTLKRDKIADAGLAPVQVAMAIRTAINGTKVSQFRDGSDRYNVVVKAPDRYRHDCSAVQSIPLRTPMGGIIEIGELVEPAYEEAPSQIERENRIRQVTILGNLDNIVLGDAQNIVSDIVKKVIPSSVKLSFGGQGELMKETFISLTSALLLGVLLIYLVLSAQFESFLHPITIMMSLPLSLVGALSAILLTGQSMNIMTFIGLIMLMGLVTKNAILLVDRANQKRSDGASIREALIEAGVTRLRPILMTTAAMIFGMLPVAIGLGEGSELRSPMGIAVIGGLITSTLLTLLVVPVVYSALESIKRKLFKRSELKFEDMAA
- a CDS encoding efflux RND transporter periplasmic adaptor subunit, which codes for MKYPSMIFLAAITFNMSCRQQDSNPAIAATFTPANKTKASESETAKTTNDAPAIIDKASLPEQKNEQDSTDFELPGVAAAIRSTRLSMKTGGILDSIKTREGTWVKTGQPLCSLNTIDLRLRVEGAEVTFKQAQAGVQNAEQDLKRASELFKGGAATDQSIEKAELGLIMAKLQAQAAEVALKAARQSLYDATLRAPFSGIVTKLFAEEGMMITTMPPTAILQLVDTSTLEVLVHIPERMVQQIKVDQKVLVQLPAIKIERHAKVDRIPEVVDPETRSLSAYIHVDNKDRLIPANLYARVRFLGLHTEATSNSESMASGVH
- a CDS encoding TolC family protein, which encodes MSSILVFSLLFFPICASENAEVLTYEQALIEAKSKNLNLKAAQAKLEQANEISRKAWAAYLPTITASAAYTINKEEQFTTMPTGYWIRTLPTGATNPNGPNNDADIPGTPSNDILFPNGAATTVLQPKKQLVGQIALTQALIVPPLLAAIKSSYASEKVAKLNVNNMQQEVLFSVAQLYYNAVGLKQALAAQQRLLVATLAHEKDAATRVKAGTMPRIALIRAEIDRARAEQDVQRAENALVSAKIALATMIQRQGNFEVVEPNDPEVKIETNNLEKSALENRLDVLAAKAGENLASIAQKSAWLQYLPSIIGSASYQYANFGGTIFDTNPNADDSTKSWAITISASWTLWDGGLRECTMRESEAYLVESRATARAAEQQAIDDVRRSLLDLESARANTKKASEQLTLARENMHLVEVNYKSGVATQLDVTDATTQLTTAELGAIGERLNAQLATLRLLKAAGLFQP
- a CDS encoding TetR family transcriptional regulator, translating into MIHSLLENKRINERHQQMRESIQAAALVCFSAKGLTGATMAEIARIAGMSPGTIYLHFKNKQELFESLGKPELAQPDVRIRVRRKKILQAALKAFSEKGYAATTMEEIAILAGLSKAAIYMHFESKAELFLGVFKDSSLLSVLERSFDCKRAKKWQEVSSTHDFEKFIIELVNAFLNVHNNPEHIDVLRLILSESMHDSEIADIVVEKMSKGTASELAKRLAKFNLGKVCELLPLAEIVMSTMFAWVLMHQLLARPKNRNKSQPTQQAAKQIAHLLLYGLAGYKEERIISSRASKKRKV
- the fabG gene encoding 3-oxoacyl-ACP reductase FabG; this translates as MPLALVTGASRGIGRAIAIDLARAGFDLIITYQNRRDTALSVQNEINELNRKAYVTKLDISAGTETEKTVEALITEHGCPYALINNAGLTRDVPFAIMSRASWSEVIDANLGGFYSVTRPVLRHMMRRKSGHIVNLTSVSGERGNAGQVNYAASKAGIIGATKALALEVASRGITVNAVSPGLIETEMTRDLPLDKLVKQIPMRRLGSPEEVAKVVTFLCSPAASYVTGQVIAVNGGLYT
- the fabZ gene encoding 3-hydroxyacyl-ACP dehydratase FabZ — encoded protein: MDSNLPLAKLILPHQEPFLFIDEVLICKEDYVVAVRTFRIEEDFFAGHFPGRPIVPGVLLIEGMAQTFAYWGLRNKRSKAVYLTGIDRARFRKPVLPGDQVQFEVHVESSHMGLVSASAKAKVNSSRVAEACLTGRFEQIQN